From Alteribacter keqinensis, one genomic window encodes:
- a CDS encoding lmo0937 family membrane protein: MLWTIIGILIVLWLFGFLLDVAGGIIHVLLVIALVVFIINMIRGR; the protein is encoded by the coding sequence ATGCTCTGGACTATTATTGGTATTTTAATTGTGCTTTGGTTATTCGGGTTTTTACTCGATGTAGCAGGCGGTATCATTCACGTGCTGCTTGTCATTGCCCTGGTCGTGTTCATCATCAATATGATACGCGGGCGTTAG
- a CDS encoding nitric oxide synthase oxygenase, which produces MRVLEDARAFVDVCYRELGKEESIPVRLEEIEREVAETGTYVQTAEELSHGAKMAWRNSNKCIGRLFWSMLDVFDARSLSEEEAVFQALCQHIEYATNGGRIRPTITIFPARLADGRDRVRIWNHQLIRYAGYETEDGVVGDSWSVAFTRECERLGWRGTGTDFDVLPLVIQVDGREPVWFEIPGELVLEVEVRHPEEAGVAELGVRWYGVPIISDMKLEVGGLVYPAAPFNGWYMETEIGARNLADTDRYDLLRRVAEVFGLDTSRVSTLWKDRALVELNRAVLHSFKADGVSVVDHHTAAEQFRQFEKREEGCGRELTGRWDWLIPPVSPATTHIFHRGYEDKIVVPNYFYQEKPY; this is translated from the coding sequence ATGAGAGTGTTGGAGGATGCGCGGGCGTTTGTGGACGTGTGTTACCGTGAGCTGGGTAAGGAGGAGAGTATTCCGGTGCGGCTTGAGGAAATTGAGCGGGAGGTCGCTGAGACGGGGACGTATGTCCAGACGGCTGAGGAGCTGTCGCATGGGGCGAAGATGGCGTGGCGGAACAGCAATAAGTGTATTGGGCGGTTGTTCTGGAGTATGCTTGATGTGTTTGATGCGCGGTCGTTGTCGGAGGAGGAGGCGGTGTTTCAGGCGCTGTGCCAGCATATTGAGTATGCGACGAATGGCGGTCGGATCCGGCCGACGATTACGATTTTTCCGGCGCGTCTGGCGGACGGGCGTGACCGGGTGCGGATTTGGAATCACCAGCTGATCCGGTATGCGGGTTATGAGACGGAGGATGGTGTTGTCGGGGATTCGTGGTCGGTGGCGTTTACGCGGGAGTGTGAGCGGCTTGGCTGGCGTGGTACGGGTACGGATTTTGATGTGCTGCCTCTTGTGATTCAGGTGGATGGTCGTGAGCCTGTGTGGTTTGAGATTCCCGGGGAACTGGTGCTGGAGGTCGAGGTGCGGCATCCGGAAGAGGCGGGTGTGGCGGAGCTTGGTGTCCGGTGGTACGGGGTGCCGATTATTTCGGATATGAAGCTTGAGGTTGGGGGTCTGGTGTATCCGGCGGCGCCGTTTAACGGGTGGTATATGGAGACGGAGATCGGGGCTCGGAATCTTGCAGATACGGACCGGTATGATTTGCTGCGGCGGGTGGCGGAGGTGTTTGGTCTGGATACGTCGCGGGTGTCTACGTTGTGGAAGGACCGGGCTTTGGTTGAGTTGAACCGGGCTGTGCTTCATTCGTTCAAGGCGGATGGGGTGAGTGTGGTGGATCATCATACGGCAGCCGAGCAGTTCCGGCAGTTTGAGAAGCGGGAAGAGGGCTGCGGACGTGAACTGACGGGGCGGTGGGACTGGCTGATTCCGCCGGTGTCACCGGCGACGACGCATATTTTTCACCGGGGTTATGAGGATAAGATCGTGGTGCCGAATTATTTTTATCAGGAGAAGCCTTACTGA
- a CDS encoding MBL fold metallo-hydrolase codes for MDLREIELTTFSKKLLNRDEMVVLDIREPDAVEDWHIEGPSVELINEPYKQLKEDGIDDLLEKLPKEKPVVVVCAKAKSSRVIGEKIHNVGEHDVYVLEGGMEGWSEHLEPVKIGDLPSGGTIYQFLRLGKGCLSYLIESDGSAAIVDANRMTGHYESFLEEKGLKLRSVIDTHLHADHISGGRKLREAMGAEYWLPPKDAEEVTFEYAPLEDGAEIKVGTTRIVIAATYSPGHTIGSTSLILDDTYLLSGDILFVDSIGRPDLAGKAEDWVGDLRETLYRRYKELSGDLQVLPAHYAKPEEIDEEGRVMARLDELYEKNSGLQVEEEEEFRKMVTENLPPQPNDHDKIRKTNMGQHDPDEDEQAEMEVGPNNCAVS; via the coding sequence ATGGATTTACGAGAGATCGAATTGACTACGTTTTCGAAGAAGCTGCTTAACCGTGATGAGATGGTGGTGCTGGATATCCGGGAACCGGATGCCGTGGAGGACTGGCATATTGAGGGTCCTTCGGTCGAGCTGATTAATGAACCTTATAAGCAGTTGAAGGAAGATGGCATTGACGATCTTCTCGAAAAGCTTCCAAAAGAGAAGCCGGTTGTTGTCGTTTGTGCGAAGGCAAAGTCTTCAAGAGTGATTGGTGAGAAGATTCATAATGTAGGTGAGCATGATGTTTATGTTCTGGAGGGCGGTATGGAAGGGTGGAGTGAGCACCTGGAGCCGGTGAAAATCGGTGACCTTCCAAGCGGGGGTACGATTTATCAGTTTCTCCGTCTTGGGAAAGGATGTCTGTCTTATTTAATTGAGTCCGACGGCTCTGCGGCGATTGTGGATGCGAACCGCATGACTGGCCATTATGAATCGTTTCTTGAAGAAAAAGGGCTCAAGCTTCGCAGTGTGATTGATACGCACCTGCACGCTGACCACATATCCGGCGGCCGTAAGCTGAGAGAGGCGATGGGAGCGGAGTACTGGCTGCCGCCGAAAGATGCGGAAGAGGTGACGTTTGAGTATGCTCCGCTGGAGGACGGAGCGGAAATCAAAGTCGGCACGACGCGGATTGTGATTGCTGCGACGTACTCGCCGGGGCATACGATCGGAAGTACGTCCCTCATTTTGGACGATACGTATTTATTGAGCGGTGATATTCTGTTTGTCGATTCCATCGGCCGGCCTGATCTTGCCGGCAAAGCGGAAGACTGGGTAGGGGATCTGCGGGAGACCCTGTACAGGCGTTATAAAGAGCTGAGTGGTGATCTTCAAGTGCTGCCTGCCCACTACGCGAAGCCGGAAGAAATTGACGAGGAGGGCCGCGTGATGGCGCGCTTGGATGAGCTGTATGAAAAGAACAGCGGGCTTCAGGTTGAAGAGGAGGAAGAGTTCAGGAAGATGGTTACAGAGAATCTTCCGCCCCAGCCGAATGATCATGACAAGATTCGGAAAACGAATATGGGGCAGCACGACCCAGATGAAGATGAACAGGCGGAGATGGAAGTCGGACCAAACAACTGCGCTGTTTCGTAG